The following are from one region of the Klebsiella aerogenes genome:
- a CDS encoding cobalamin-independent methionine synthase II family protein, translating to MQRHQAPFRADIVGSFLRPNAIKQARIQLAEGNIDAQHLRQIENEAIRQLVQQQCDCGLHVVTDGEFRRAWWHFDFFDGLQGVERYDSEKGIQFNGVQTKAHGIRVTGKLAFGDHPMLEDFRFLKSISGNAQPKMTIPSPSVLHFRGGRKDIDSAVYPDLADYFDDLATTWRDAIRSFYDAGCRYLQLDDTVWAYLCSDEQRQQVRERGDDPDELARTYARVLNKALEGKPQDLTVGLHVCRGNFRSTWISAGGYEPVAEILFGGVNIDAFFLEYDNDRSGDFAPLRFIRPGHQQVVLGLITTKNGELENPEGVKARLQEAAQYVPLEQICLSPQCGFASTEEGNSLSETQQWDKVRLVTGIAAQVW from the coding sequence ATGCAACGTCATCAGGCCCCGTTCCGTGCAGATATCGTCGGCAGTTTTTTACGTCCTAACGCCATCAAACAGGCGCGTATTCAGCTGGCGGAAGGCAACATCGACGCTCAGCATCTGCGCCAGATCGAGAATGAAGCCATTCGTCAACTGGTACAGCAGCAGTGCGACTGCGGCCTGCACGTGGTGACCGATGGCGAATTCCGTCGCGCGTGGTGGCACTTCGATTTCTTTGACGGCCTGCAGGGCGTTGAGCGTTACGATTCAGAAAAGGGAATTCAATTCAACGGCGTGCAGACCAAAGCGCACGGTATTCGCGTCACCGGCAAACTGGCTTTTGGCGATCATCCGATGCTGGAGGATTTCCGCTTCCTGAAAAGCATTAGCGGCAACGCGCAACCTAAAATGACCATTCCGAGCCCGAGCGTGCTGCATTTCCGCGGTGGACGCAAAGATATCGATAGCGCGGTATATCCGGATCTGGCCGACTATTTCGACGATCTGGCGACCACCTGGCGTGACGCCATCCGCTCGTTTTATGATGCCGGCTGCCGTTATCTGCAACTGGATGATACCGTCTGGGCTTATTTATGTTCGGATGAACAGCGTCAGCAGGTGCGCGAGCGCGGCGATGATCCGGACGAACTGGCGCGTACCTATGCCCGGGTGTTGAATAAAGCGCTGGAAGGTAAACCGCAGGATCTTACCGTCGGTCTGCATGTCTGCCGCGGCAACTTCCGCTCGACCTGGATCTCGGCAGGCGGCTACGAGCCCGTCGCGGAAATTCTCTTCGGCGGCGTCAATATTGATGCGTTCTTCCTTGAATATGATAACGACCGCTCCGGTGATTTTGCGCCGCTGCGCTTTATCCGCCCGGGACATCAGCAGGTTGTACTGGGGCTTATCACCACCAAAAACGGCGAGCTGGAAAACCCGGAAGGTGTGAAGGCGCGTCTGCAGGAGGCAGCGCAGTACGTGCCGCTGGAACAAATTTGCTTAAGCCCGCAGTGCGGTTTTGCCTCCACTGAAGAGGGCAACTCGCTAAGCGAAACCCAACAGTGGGATAAAGTCCGCCTCGTGACCGGCATCGCCGCCCAGGTCTGGTAA
- a CDS encoding helix-turn-helix domain-containing protein — MNSSTRVKQLRLQRAWSQEQLAELAGVSVRTIQRIENGDRPGLETLSALAAVFEINVAELSDEPPAGHEASLDLRIEEAKARVRQESRFFRSLSVAVTVCILLLVINRLTEPGYYWSAWVAIIWGVLLLIRGLRLFVFAGWIRQWRQARLQRLLRK; from the coding sequence ATGAACAGCAGCACCCGAGTGAAACAATTACGTTTGCAACGCGCCTGGTCTCAGGAACAGCTCGCCGAACTGGCTGGCGTCAGCGTACGTACTATCCAACGCATCGAAAACGGCGATCGTCCTGGGTTGGAAACCCTTAGCGCGCTTGCCGCCGTATTTGAGATAAACGTCGCTGAACTTAGCGATGAACCGCCTGCCGGGCATGAAGCGTCGCTTGACCTGCGGATTGAAGAAGCCAAAGCGCGGGTGCGCCAGGAGAGCCGCTTTTTCCGCTCGCTCAGCGTGGCGGTGACCGTCTGCATTCTGCTGCTGGTGATTAATCGGCTCACCGAACCGGGCTACTATTGGTCCGCATGGGTGGCGATCATTTGGGGCGTATTGCTGCTGATCCGCGGATTGCGTCTGTTCGTCTTTGCCGGTTGGATCCGCCAGTGGCGACAGGCGCGTCTACAGCGACTGTTGCGTAAATAG